The DNA segment AGTAGACTACAGTTTGCTTTATATATTTCCAgccactaacacacacacacacacacacatatgctcCGTGAGTGCTTCACGCATTCACTTGCCGAGATCTCGAGGctaatttaaagtttgaaGCACTTGCAACTACTCCTCTCTCTTAGTCTTTTGGTGTCTGGTGTAGCGTGACTTGGAATTTATGAACTCCATTTCGCATGTACGGCATTGTAAAGATTAATTGCTACAGCTGtcttcctcttctctctctttctctcttcctctATATCTCCTTCTCGCTCCAATTCTCTATGCGGTGCAATGTTTTTCATTGCGGCTTGCTGTTATCATTCAACAACAGGCAATGTTAGCTTCGTTAGTAGCACTCGTCGCAGTGCCTGTCATGGTTTTTTGCTACAACGaacatagagagagaaataaagagaaagagagagagaaagtaaaATAGAGAACGGGGAAAGAGCAGAGAGTTGTCGAGCATAAACTCCCAAAGAATATGACATCGACATGCAGCAGAGTTATGAGCTCAGCTCACGCTAAGCTTTAAGTTTGACGAGTACAGATTGTGTGGAAAATGTTTctaaaatggcaaaataaacaacacagCAGCTAACGAGCGCATAATGCGCAATCATAAATAGAgcgtataaataaatactttgcAAAAGTGCAACTAAAAACTTTACTACTTGTTGTACAAGCAAAGTTTTCCGGTGGCTTATCTATCTGATAATTATGCTGGGTTGCAGTTGAGGAACTTTAGAACTTTCATCTGTCATTCAGCgacttatgtacatacatgtgcATTGATTGGTaaagcttttaattaattaatgagaTATATTCATGAAGTTAATGAATAAACTAACCTGAGtgtttaaaaagttttctCTGTCACTGAGCAACTTTTAAGTTCTTTAATtagtaaatttgaaaaaagacacatttattttcaaaacagcaatattttattgcaagttgcaaaattaaatactttcttATATTTTACAATCTAAATCTTTGAAAAACTTCAGtctgcttttaattaatttcgaatattagctttgtaaaaatatttactactCTAATGATTTGACTTGTAGTTTCAGCTTCTTAGCTAGTGAAACTTTCATTGATTTCTATTAGTCACTAGAGAactttcatttgcttttaattaataaatttgaaaaggtggcatacatttttcaattatttttattactccCATAATTAAACTTTCAGCTTCAACTCTGCAGTCTACAAGAAAAAGGACACTTCttgttgttaaattttatttcttaaactaGAAACATTTTTGCTGTCATCTAGCCCTGTCAGCAGGCaactcatttttttaatatagtgTAACTTTCGTTGATTTCTATTAGTCACtgaaaattttccatttgtttttaattaattaattcgaAAAAGTAacataaatttttcaaatatttttactacTCCAACTCCGTAGCTTACAAGAATGAGGACACTTCTTgttgataaatattattttttaagctaGCAACTTTTAAACTACAAAATTCCAATACATTTTTGCTGTCGTCTAGCCCTGTCAGCAGGCAGTCCAAGCGAACAGCAAGTCACTTGAAAGTTTTATGATTGATGTTCTGCTTGGGCTCTAGGTGCACTGACCACATTAAGTAGCAGCATGATTACCAGCCAATTAAATGAACCATAAtccttggccagcagcagcaagcggaACTCAACGATTGTTCGACTTAAACTTTCAGTTTGTGTTCGTTtttagctgctgcttttgttttttatggcattttaattggaattttaTTGATTGCAATGCGTTGCGTTATGTTCTAGGCACTGCACTTGCCCCATTAAGGATCGAGTCAAGGACTTCCACTCGCACTCCTTTCAATACGGTCTGCCGCATGTTGAGAAATGTGCCAACTTTACGATAAGTCAATGAACGTTGTTTGGTATAAtaacacaattattattttaattgcattatgTAATGCCTTTCGCATAGACTTTACAACTTCCTCTACTCTTACTTTAGTGCAGTTTTTAGTCCGGTTGTACTATTTACCAATTCTCCTCGTTTGCTATCTTTTTAATGTTTCCCTTTTGCTATTAGTAtcttcttttctttcctttttccAAGTTCACTTTGTGCACTGCGACTGCAATACGAATTGCGCCTCTAACGTTTTCAGATTTGCCCATAAAAAATGTGTTGACATTAAGATGGGCAAGGAAAAAATggagaaaggaaaaaaaagaaatatcgaATGGCAGAGATATCATAAGTCATGTTGTACAATTTATGGCATTTATCGAATTTTCGAACAGTCAACGACGAGGCTCAAGgccaaaattaaattgaaaagtcgTTTACAGGTAACCGaaatcgaaacgaaaaaaaatgcagattttaaagcaaaatgaaGCTGGAAAGCAAtgtaagaaaaatatacaCTTTAGATCCTCGCATTTCTGTATGGCTAAATAATGAAAGTCTGCTTTAGagaaattttgattttctaaattcttaaatttagtttgatttaaatacatcattttattattgggcattataaatttcaaagaaCATATTTTcagtaatatatcaaaattgttattttgaaatttttaattcaattgcataaatgaaaatgttattaGTTAACATAACTAAATATTATACTTGATTGCAATTATAAGCAACTATTATTTTACAAGTgaaattagttaaaaataaacagtaattttataatttatgaatttctaaattttaaattttacattttgcataatattatttttcctAATTGAGTAACATAAGTTTAAGCCTAAACTTggaaaattgttataaaaatttatttgcaataaataaattttcggTTGTATGTtacattcaatttttttttatttaaaatttcgtAGAGATAAAGAaagattaaattaattcattaaataatacaaaatataaattattgattcaaaaataaataatttgtttgtttaatatactaattttttattttatatgaaaaccaattcatttttaaatttttattcaagCGATGATTTCTTCACtttagcatttaaattacaaaaacttATCTCAATACATGGTCTAATAAACTAAGACAACTGGATGTTGGTCTAGCCTGACAGCTGTAATATATGatggcaattgttgttggccaacaaattgaaagtCATGACAACGCAAagaacaaatgaaaatgtcacGATGGCTTTGTCTTTGCCCAGTGAGagagtatatttttatattccatTTTCCCCTTTTGTGAGGAAGGAGAGTATTCGTCAACGTAATGCAAAATTCATTTCGAAAAATTGCCAACGTTGACCAATTAGAATTAAAAGCAAGCGACACCTGTGTCAACAGAGAGACACACGTGTCTCCCTACCGCCGAAGACCAAAAGTTGCCCCATTGGGGAAAGCAGCGGTGTGGCAAGTCCACAGTGAAATGGGAACAATCAATCATGCAGCTTGGCTGGCGATTTCAATCTAAATGCTAAGTGCATGCGGAACTTTTGATAAATCTACACTGCCTGGAGGGAATGCTAGGCAGTCCAGGGCGTTGActtcacacaaacacacacacacaccgacactcTCACATACAGTCATGCAATTAATGAAGTGCGTTTAATTAATGGAAAcgttaattttcattaattcaaCAAAAGCGTCAGCATCTCAGCCTCAACTTActggcaaaaatataatacgtTTCATTAAAAGCAACGCTAAAGTTGCAGCATCAAATTGctttcacacacatacgcacactcAAGCACAccctcgcacacacacacacacacacacaagtgctgtgctaattaaattaagtagaaaataaaatagttttgtacTTGACTCAAAAGTCAGTCGTCGTCAGTCGGCAGCTGAGGCGCCGCTTTTTCAACTTTTCCCCAGCGCTTTTCTTGCACtttctgtttattttcttttgcgtGTAAATGAGCTCAAATTTGTTGAACAAATAGTTGGCGTTGCGAGGCATGCTCCACAAGACGAGTGCAACGGCTTTAAGTGTAATCTTCGGATTcactgcaacaaaaaattatgaCTACATTTGGCTAAGAgactttaataattaatgttgCGTTGATAAACTACAGGCTTTGTGTGGCTACACTGTCAGAAAATGGAGAATATTATcgagtatttatttactacatttttgggaattaaataatttagttcAACAAAATCGTCACTTTCAGACTCTTAAATATCTTAATGATATTTAAGACGAAATTTATCATGGTAATGCAATATGAAACCATAATGAAAGGTTTTCTAATGTCAGTGTATTTGTAAtacttattataaaatacattttttggaACAATAATATAGCAACTTTGGTCTTGTATACAGACTCTTGAACAATGTCGTAAtgatatttttacatttttaatggtaATACAAGTTTAAACTTATAAAACTTTGTTTGACTTAATATTAAAGTTATGgctattattgttattatttttccaCCCTTGcaagtcgaaaaaaaattaaaagcaagaGTAATGTTAAAGATATGTGGTGTTTATAATTTCTGAAAAATTGATtccgatcagatacaaattgtcgaagttattttagaaaaatgcTTACTTtctacgggtcttagttgctttggttaataatttggtatactttgtactggtatattttgaatgtaatgcTATgttattataccaaatatcgctattggtatattttactatttttgcagtatagtaatttgaaaattttaaagaataataccgaactATTGGCTAGCGAATATCCTTCAGTGGACTGTAGCTCTTttacttgttatattttatttttaagatatattATTTGACagtcgaaaaatatttttatatgtacttgtccatataattttaaatttttttgatttttttaaatttatatttaaatatattctctaatattttatttaaaacttaaatagtGCAAACAAATGCTAAAACATGTTAATCCTATTTCCATTCTATGTTTTCTCGCAGTGTTTTGAGAGCATGCAAATCTGTAACCACGAAAAACAATGAGCAAATTAGATATGCGCATATGTTTATAGGAAAacaacccaaaaaaataacGTACTCAACTGCAAGTGCAACTGGAACTGcaacttcgactgcgactcaGTTGAAGTCGacaccagctgctgctgttggtagTGTTCAGCTGCAGATTTTGGTTCGTAGATACCGcaaggacgacgacgacgaggatgaCGACCATGGCGCTGAAGTGATTGCAAACAGGGTGCAAATGCAGCGcataaaactaaaaccaaCAACTGGTAGATGGAAGCTGTTGCAAGGGGAAGTGAAGTTGCAGCCGGAAACGGAAGTGCCAGGCATTGCAAGAACAAGACAAGCTCAGTCAAGTGGGAAGCTGCAAGTTGGATAGCCTAGCCTGCCAAGTAGAAGCAACAAAACCAGGctaatgctgctgcttctgcttctgctggtgcagcagcagtaacatcAGCCTCAAAGCCTCAAGCATGCTTGGGATGCAAAGTAAATGCAAAACCACAGCAAATTATGTCGAGCGAGACAGCAAGAAGCAAGCTGAGAGCGAGCGAGTAAGCGAGTTAGCGAGACTCTTGTGCAGAGGCCATGACTATAGTCAAGTTGAGGCAAATGGCTGCCGAGTACGATAAGACCTCGTGCAGTGCCCAAGGAGCAGCagtagtagaagaagaagcagaagttGAGGCAGCTCAAGTGATTTTCCTTGAGAGTGCCTTGAGCAGGTGTCTGTTTAACCATTATGTTTAGTTGCAGGCAATTTGTTTTCACCATTTTCCGTGGCAAACGAAAAACAAGCATTTTTAAGCAGCTACAAAATGCATGAGcctcaaatacacacaaaaaagaggACTAAAAGCTGCAGCTACACTGGGCTGCAAGTATCTGGTGTTGCATTCACgattttacaacatttaaatcattttaaaaccTATGTTTGATTAGTTCTGCCAGCATTTGTTGcgtgaatttaatattatacttttaaaatagcGAAACATGTATCAAGTAATTAccttatttttctatatttaactTAACATGATAacagtttaattattttaacaaaagaACTATTAAGTTAGAgttgcaaatataaaattagaatattttttaaaaattttcaaaaatgatGTAACTAAGATACgctaaatataagaaataaatcaaatttgtttgactaatgcaactaaaatataccaaaaagtatttttggtatgccgatataatactacattacACATATTTATAGCATAGAGTCGACTGTAgcatggaaaataaaaaagattctaagatttttattttagaaatcaTAATGACTGTAGATATTGGTTAGTATTATAGAAAAATTTCAGCTTGCACAAATTTAGAATACCCTTTTATCGAGTATACAAATCTGTAAGACATTCAACATCAGTTAACGTTTCTTAAGCCTCTTTAATATGCCACAACTGAAAGCATTTACCACTTTCAATTTCCCTGCATTGTAGTGTAGTGTTAGGGCGCTCCCTGAAGTGTGCAGAATGCCAAGAGCTGATTAAGTTGCCAGCAACTGGAATAGCTTTATTAACAAGAATAACAAGAGCAAGCAGCAGCACGGATATCAAGCAGCTAGGACTGGGAGCACAAGAAGATTAAACCAAAATGAACCGAGGGCACATCATCACTCATAGCTCATCGTGTGCGATCAGACTATAGCGATGCTTGGAGGGTCCCAAATGTTTAAACGTCGAATTCGTTGGCATCTCGGTGCTATTTGACGACAGCGATTCGTGCTTTAATGTTTGATTATTGAATGACTCGACAAACTGCCTGAGATGTCCTGGTATATACATATCCTTGAATTTGGGATATGGATACATAAGTTTAAGCGAGTCGATGGCAATAATTGGCAAATCGCGATGTGTTTTGCCCATGTGACGCACAGAATGCTGAAATCTTAGGCCATTCACTGTGACATAGTTCAATTGCCGGCAATCCGacaattgcatttcaacaATCGCCTTGAAATCCTTCACCGAATTCATATCGTTGGGCAGATGAAACAACACCAGCAGGGGCAAACGCTGCTCAATGAGTTCCTCCACGTTGCTAAAGTCCACTTCACGCACCAAaggcaaacatttttgtttcaGCCACGCCTCTACCTTATCTTTAATCGCCATATCTCCCTTAAACACCTCATCCGTGGCATGTGTACGCGCCGTATCGGGACGATATACTAACGTTGGCATTTGTTGCGTATACGACACGTTGACAAGCGGAGGTCCAACTCGCTGATAGAAGTCACAGTCGTGCTTATAGCGCTCCGCCAGCTGCTCAAAGACTGCAAACTCGGGCTTGGTGCGATTATCGAAGAAGCCAATCATCGAGCGTCGCTTCACATCAATCATCTCCAGCTGTTCCATATCATTAAATCGTTTGATCGCAAACTGAAACTGCTTCTTCACGTACTCCACAAGCGCCTCAACTGAACGCTTGCCACGATATTCTTGCCGCAGTTCATGGCCGCGATAAAAGAGTCGCAACGTTGGAAATTTGATGATGGCATAATGTTTTGCTAGGTGCAATTCCTGCACACAATCCACGCGTCCCAAGACAACTTTTGCCGATCTAGGCAAATCCTCAGCTAGTCGTTGAGCAGCTGTTTCAAAGATCGGCGAGAGCAGCCCACTAAAGTGACACCAATCTGCATAAAAGTTGATAAATACCACATCGTTTGCTTGCAGCGTGCTATTAAGGTTCGCTTGGTTAATCTGCAGCACTTTAGGCGGTGGAATAGTCGCGGATGAGCTTGAGGATTGAGTTGAGATGGTTGACAAATTTGCTTGAGTCATCgtaaacagcaacagcaagtgcAGCACCACATTTAACCACATTTTGTGGCAGCGTAATttgaacaaatattaattacttGACATTAGAAAATGTGTGAGCTTAGAAAACTACATGAAATTTCGAAAGCacctacaaaaataaataaaataggtATTAGAACAAACTTGAAGtgtagaaaataaattgtgtatacTTTTTCCCTTcatttaataaactgtattattTCAAGTATAAAGTAAAagtatcaaaaaatatatgtattatttttaagatcatagcaaaaaaatatacaaatagtTATCTTTAAGTCGCtaatttaacaaatacttTTAAGGAGAATCCTTATTAAATAGTTTCGCCATTTAAGTACGAACTTCGCCATTTAAGAATAGACCGTAGGTCAATTTTGAGCATTCATCATTTCAAACTCAATTTATCTATATGAACTCTATCATAATTGGATTTTCAGCCATATGTTCACATAGTTTACTCGACTCAATTATGTTTAAAGATTAAGCATCTAAAACCACTTTCACTTTAGTTGCAGCAGACCCTAATATTTTAGAAGAGCTTCTCAGTCTATTAGCGCTTGATTTATACAAGTTAATTAACACGTTCCTCGCATTCTGCACAATATTGAATACAAAACATGCCAAGCGAGATGTTGAGATGTGGGGAGGCGAAAGAAAAGACTGGCATATGGATGGATGACTATACCTATGTCAACAGCCAGACAAAAAGCACAATTAAACCCTTTGAAAAGGCGCAGACAAAGCTGCAAATACAAACAATGCAGCAGGCCTCATTGCCAATGGGGTTGGCGTTGAAAGGGCTGTGAAGGTCAAGCCGACAGAGTAAGACCTCCCTCAATGTGACTGGTTGGGCTTTGGTAGTCACCTCAGGCCTTGGGGCGAATGCTAGATTTATTGGATATTGTCGCATAAAGTCACATGGATTTTGCACAGCATTTTATCGCCAGACTCAAAGATAAACGCCATAAACAATTGTCTGTGTACAAACTGAAATTGCTGGCAATAAACTCATGCTGCGAGCAATCGACGCACGAGGGGAAGAGCAGGAAAGGCAAACATATTTAGAGTTTTCTTAAgtaaattattgcaaaaatcGACAAGGCAAAGTGCAGAAACACCAACGGAAGCTCAAATGGGCGcaaaaatgtcattaaaaGGCAACAAGAACATTGAAAACGTGGAGGCGGGCAAGTTGTTGTTTCCGTTTCCGTCATGTTGAGGTCCTTTTGAAATGCTGTCGACAGCCAGAGCAGAGCTCCCCACGTCCACGATTCATCGTCTGGTTGGAGGAGCTTCCTTCATCATCTCATTTGTGATTTGtggagttgcagctgcaaatatttgtttagccCTTTTGCAACCAAGCCAACGATTACCCAGTGAGAAGAGATGCCTCTCTACACagctatttgtttattttcattgtcgTGCTCCGGTCGTGATGCCTTTAACCCTCTTAATGCCAATGACTATCAAAATTTTGCGACATTACAGATAAGTTGTAAGCGCTTTACTAAGAGGTAACTGCTACttttaatacttaaattagacttgatatatttttatgtgtgatttttatttaagaacatttaaataatttattccCACATAATTATcagtttatttaaatcttttaaaGAATCAGTTGTGATAGATTAATCTcaagaatttcaaatattattaaattatttcattttaaaccttaatttttctaaaatcttccataacattttctattttaatatcTTCTTCTCAATCCCATTAAGATTCCCTTTCTTAAATTCGACATCTAGCTAAAAATTTTAAGATTATAAGAGGTGGGCAATCgttgaattttgtaattttaagaGGTTGACATCTTTGTATGAAAATTTCgacaactttattttaaattttacagaGTTTTGTATTCATCTTGCTATATCAGGAATTTTAtaacaatcaaattaaaattctacaATTTTGCATTCATCTTTCAttctaaaaatgtaataaaaatcgCAGAGAAATCcatatttcaaattgctttCTTTATCAtgaatcaatttatatttatcagCTATTTATCTGCCAATTCAATGTTGATTTCCCAACAGCCTGACAAGTCTTAGCGGCCTCATCGCGAGTAATTTCCataaagcattttaaatggCCAATAAATCGAGTGACTCGATTGGCAATAATGCAAGTCGAGCCATTTAAAAGTCAATTCACAAAACGCACTCAAAGGCTGTCaaagcagcatcagcaaaaaCCAACTccagagaaagggagagagagagagagagagagagagagagtgagatgaGAATGTCTTTCTACTACTCATAATTCTCGCGGTTGCCTTTTTAGATTGAATTTCTGCAATGGATGCGTCTTTTTTGATGATAAATGCGAGTGCCGCACAAAACGATTTGTTGCGCTTACTTTGCCGCGAAATTTATGCGAATTTGTAATGCAATTCATAAGCCGCaatgttgcaacagcagcagcagcagcagcaacagcagaaggaCGCAATGCAGCGTGCTACAGAGTTGCAATTTATTGTGGCGCAGAGTTGTCaatgcaagcaaataaattggtTGTGGCAGCGAGTGAATAGTTTGGCTTGGCTTCGAGTTCCCTTTTATATGTTAATCAAATGCCATTTATCAAAGGGTTTGCAACAGAATTGAAATATTCCACGCTataattaatgcatttatGTGGCTTAAGGTATTGTGTATAAAGTTGATAAACTATGCCAAATGTATTCGAGACTTATGTTTGCTTTAAACACGCTCATAACAGCCTTGACATAGCACCAAGTTTAATTATCAAGTTGCGCGTCGCCGTCATTTTGAAGCTGCTTCCTTGCAGACtgagcacacacacttgaTTCTCAGCTTCACCGTGATGTTTGCTTAGTCATTGAGTCACTTAGTCAGGCAGTCAATGCGTCAGTTTGTCAGTCAATGTTGCCCGTCACTAAACGCCTCGCTTGGCATTTTTGTCGACGGCGGcgcattaaaacaattttgttaattaagtAGGAAAAATTGTTAGTTTATTTACTCATCAACTTTGCAAGTTCTCATACCAAGCGCACACATTCTCACTGCActctctcctcctctctctctctctctatcactcTTTCTCTATCATTCTCTCGTGTCTCATTCCTTTGGCAAGTTTTTTGCCTAGCAAGGCAAGTTTACAGTTTGCTTTGTGCGAGATGCCGCTCAA comes from the Drosophila sulfurigaster albostrigata strain 15112-1811.04 chromosome 2L, ASM2355843v2, whole genome shotgun sequence genome and includes:
- the LOC133848130 gene encoding endoplasmic reticulum resident protein 44-like, which gives rise to MTQANLSTISTQSSSSSATIPPPKVLQINQANLNSTLQANDVVFINFYADWCHFSGLLSPIFETAAQRLAEDLPRSAKVVLGRVDCVQELHLAKHYAIIKFPTLRLFYRGHELRQEYRGKRSVEALVEYVKKQFQFAIKRFNDMEQLEMIDVKRRSMIGFFDNRTKPEFAVFEQLAERYKHDCDFYQRVGPPLVNVSYTQQMPTLVYRPDTARTHATDEVFKGDMAIKDKVEAWLKQKCLPLVREVDFSNVEELIEQRLPLLVLFHLPNDMNSVKDFKAIVEMQLSDCRQLNYVTVNGLRFQHSVRHMGKTHRDLPIIAIDSLKLMYPYPKFKDMYIPGHLRQFVESFNNQTLKHESLSSNSTEMPTNSTFKHLGPSKHRYSLIAHDEL